The proteins below come from a single Acidobacteriota bacterium genomic window:
- a CDS encoding DUF512 domain-containing protein, which produces MSYPTVLEITPDSPAALAGLAVGDTFVAVNGAAPSDIIEYQQLIDEPELSIQTERDGIARSVEISKRTGQPLGIRLDSSIFDRVQTCDNHCAFCFIYQLPPGMRKSLYLKDDDYRLSFLYGNFTTLTRFTELDLARVVEERLGPLYVSIHTTDPAVRTDMLRNPRGATSLRWLRALLDAGTVVHGQIVLCPTVNGDEVLERTLCEIVGRYSGIQSVGIVPLGISKYSTEPGLIPHTRDTARRDLEIVHAWQAVAHERLGRRLFFASDELYLLAGLDIPSSETYEDFAQHENGIGMVRAFYDELERIENGSGGDVPVVTGEWRSIPAAPALGYRAPRGTRRGDASTDKGDVVVLTGSYGRAALEPIVGRLQAVAGRKIRLLEVENDFFAGNVGVAGLMVGEDLVRTLREDAEPAAVYLIPDVAVVGNTFLDNVTLDTVVAAAKASVLVVETTVAGLLDGAAA; this is translated from the coding sequence ATGTCGTATCCGACGGTCCTCGAGATCACCCCCGATTCTCCTGCCGCGCTCGCAGGTCTCGCCGTTGGCGATACCTTTGTCGCGGTGAATGGCGCGGCCCCTTCAGACATCATTGAGTACCAACAACTCATCGACGAACCGGAGCTGTCAATCCAGACCGAACGGGACGGAATTGCCCGGTCTGTTGAGATCAGCAAGCGGACCGGCCAGCCGCTTGGGATTCGTCTTGATTCCTCGATCTTCGATCGAGTACAAACCTGCGACAACCATTGCGCATTCTGCTTCATCTATCAGCTACCGCCGGGGATGAGAAAGTCTCTGTACCTCAAAGACGACGATTATCGGCTGTCGTTTCTCTACGGAAACTTCACCACTCTCACTCGGTTCACCGAGCTCGATCTCGCCCGTGTTGTTGAGGAACGTTTAGGGCCGCTCTATGTGTCCATCCACACCACCGACCCGGCAGTGCGTACCGACATGCTTCGAAACCCACGCGGTGCGACCAGTCTGCGGTGGTTGCGGGCCTTGCTCGATGCGGGCACTGTGGTGCACGGGCAGATCGTTCTGTGTCCGACGGTTAACGGCGACGAGGTTCTTGAAAGAACCCTGTGCGAGATCGTAGGTCGTTACAGCGGTATTCAATCAGTTGGGATTGTGCCGCTGGGTATCTCGAAGTACAGCACTGAACCCGGTCTCATCCCTCATACACGTGATACCGCGCGGCGTGATCTTGAGATCGTGCATGCGTGGCAGGCCGTAGCACACGAGCGTCTGGGGCGACGCTTATTTTTTGCGTCGGACGAGCTGTACCTTCTTGCCGGGCTCGACATTCCATCGAGTGAAACCTACGAAGATTTTGCGCAGCACGAGAACGGCATCGGGATGGTGAGGGCCTTCTACGACGAGTTGGAACGTATCGAGAATGGCTCTGGTGGCGATGTCCCTGTGGTGACAGGGGAGTGGCGTTCCATACCTGCGGCACCGGCGCTTGGATATCGCGCGCCGCGCGGCACCCGTCGAGGAGACGCCTCAACCGATAAGGGTGATGTTGTCGTACTCACTGGAAGTTACGGTCGAGCCGCGTTAGAGCCGATCGTTGGACGTCTGCAGGCGGTGGCTGGACGCAAGATTCGGCTGCTCGAAGTTGAAAATGATTTCTTCGCTGGCAACGTAGGAGTTGCCGGCCTCATGGTCGGGGAGGACCTCGTTCGCACTCTTCGCGAAGATGCTGAACCTGCCGCTGTGTACCTGATCCCCGATGTTGCGGTCGTCGGAAATACCTTCCTCGACAACGTCACTCTCGACACCGTCGTTGCGGCCGCCAAAGCATCGGTGCTGGTTGTGGAGACTACGGTTGCGGGTCTCCTCGATGGGGCCGCCGCATGA